A window of Rhodopirellula islandica genomic DNA:
AACTCCGGTGAGGCTTTTGCAATCAACGTGCATGCCAGCCCATCCTCCGCAGCGAACCAGGACTTCCCATGGCGACCACGTCCGGCCGTCTGCTGCTCCGCAACCACCAACTTGGGCAGCTCTTGCTGAAGTTGCAACGCGTTCGCCTGACGCAGCCAATTCAATGCCCACGAGTTCGTCGAATCAACGGTTGGCAAACGAACAATCGACGAAATCACTGAATCGCTTCGGCCAACAACTGCCTCTTCTTTTCAACTTCGCTGAGTTCGCCGGCCACAGCCGCGTAGGACTGCTCCGCCTGCTCAGCAGAAACTCGGGCGGCCTGAACCATCTTTTCCGTCTCCGCTCGCTTCGCCTGCATCCCAGCCAGTTCGCCTTGCTGAGCTTTCAGAGTTTCGGCCAGCGCCGCTTCGTCCTGCTTGGTTTGCACGACCAATCGACGCTGCTGGGCAATCGCAGTGAGCTGTGCGGCCAGCGACGCTTCCAAATCAGCCGCTTGAACCAATGCGGCGTCGTCGGGTGCGTCGCCTAAACCGACCCGTGATGCAATGACCGAATCGTGTGCATCACGCGACTTGGAAACCAACGCGGGCAACCCCATGATCGCCTGCTCTCGCTGCGTCTTCTTCTGGGCGATGGCCGTTTGGCTCTGGGCGATCGCTTCATTCTGCTGCTTGATCTTGGCATCCATCTCCACCAAGGACTTTTGAGCGGCTTGCAAGCTGGCCGTCATCGCATCCCGTTTCGCTTGCAATGGTGTCAACTTGACTTGAATCGACGCCAGAGTCTGCTCGACGGCACCGATGCGATCTTTCGCCGGGGGTGGATTGGCCGCCAACTCTTCGATCTGCTTCGGGTCTGCGACGGCCGACATCCGGACCATTCCAGTCCAATCACCGTAAATCATCTTGGAGCTGTCATGCGTGATCGCAACCTCCAAAACCGCTTCCGAGGTGGCGGGGGTTTCCGCGATCTGTTTGCCACTGGCATCCCACAGACGCACTTTGCGATCCTTGCTGGCAGTGACGAGTTGCCCCTTGTGGTCAAACTGAACTGCCGTCACCCCGCCGCTTCCCGCATTGATGGAGCGAATGGCTTTTCCTGAGTTCATATCCCACAACTTGACCGTGCCGTCTTCACTCGCACTGGCCAAGACATTGGAATCATCCCGCCACGCGATCGCGCGAATGGCTCCTTTGTGCCCTGCCAAATCGAGATACTGCCGGCCCGTGTCGGCTTCCCAGACAATCAGGCCACCGC
This region includes:
- a CDS encoding c-type cytochrome domain-containing protein — encoded protein: MKRTRSTRFGNVALSLASVLWVGSSAGVFAADAKSTDEPAKVTFEDHVKPILRQHCLNCHSQSDKRGGLAMDSYGAMMEGGGSGEIVYDDGDAETSRLWQLVNHDDTPVMPPSQPKLPAEQLQVIRSWIEGGILENSGSKAKAKKKNALAFVASTSGRPEGPPPMPEALPQRVPVVTQRAAATTAIGASPWAPLVALAGQKQISLYHTETAELLGVLPFEEGIPQSIRFSRDGQYLIAGGGEHSVQGIAAVYSIKTGERVAQVGDELDTVFDADVNDTMTRIALGGPQRMLRIYDATDGTQLFDIKKHTDWIYSVAYSPDGVLIASGDRSGGLIVWEADTGRQYLDLAGHKGAIRAIAWRDDSNVLASASEDGTVKLWDMNSGKAIRSINAGSGGVTAVQFDHKGQLVTASKDRKVRLWDASGKQIAETPATSEAVLEVAITHDSSKMIYGDWTGMVRMSAVADPKQIEELAANPPPAKDRIGAVEQTLASIQVKLTPLQAKRDAMTASLQAAQKSLVEMDAKIKQQNEAIAQSQTAIAQKKTQREQAIMGLPALVSKSRDAHDSVIASRVGLGDAPDDAALVQAADLEASLAAQLTAIAQQRRLVVQTKQDEAALAETLKAQQGELAGMQAKRAETEKMVQAARVSAEQAEQSYAAVAGELSEVEKKRQLLAEAIQ